Proteins encoded together in one Oryzias latipes chromosome 11, ASM223467v1 window:
- the LOC101165325 gene encoding MAP7 domain-containing protein 1 isoform X1, with protein MDFKDLDRHLEEKLSLSDNALPLQLDSHPFRIGDKSSGKDVPTSDDSAVSDLSPKTDSAPTKTDASSSRTEARPSTPGSGSSPQPKKDSMSSEQRQKLTKERREERARYIEQQTELQAAKKAQWLEKEEKARRLRENQLEERRRKLEEQRLKAEKRRTLLEEKQRQKLEKNKERYEAAIKRSTKKTWAEIRQQRWSWAGGLNQTSRRESRCSASTVNLPRQVDPVINNRLSKSSATLWNSPNRTRSLRLSPWESRIVERLMTPTLSFLARSRSAATLLNSSDAHSHQCSRSASASPLSACSHQHRNAGERWRASSASTPDITQRQRRRNSTPVDKKKKEKKDKERENEKEKNALTKERVQKKRQTASPTGTNHRSRQESSTPRPKNRPPSPAPKSRPLSPLVPAGRKAPPASGTKTRPKRAQTPVRVQPPVVAAVAVETGPAPPAADQAEERKTGRNVPAIVVSSVAATPPSMSPQVQAGPPPSVPSSQPAPAPVAPTSKPSAGTNDPEEAARTLAEKRRQAREQREREEQERLEQERHSRLLREEAMAREAEERKRREEEARFMAEQQRLRDEAQQAQEEEEAQARAKAEEEENERLQKQREEAEAKTREESERQRLEREKHFQKEEQERLERKRRLEEIMKRTRKSEAGEKRDARGPPQVNGSEPQQAPGNLQVPAAASQAGNMVVNGVQPATHHNGVSTDANLGILQQQQPSGRVGEPRLTFEGAEPFIMKTAPMKPQHVAEVL; from the exons CTCTGCCCTTGCAGTTGGACTCTCACCCCTTCCGGATCGGAGACAAGTCTTCAGGAAAAGACGTCCCGACGTCGGACGACTCCGCCGTCTCGGACCTCTCTCCCAAAACAGACTCCGCCCCCACAAAGACAGATGCCTCCTCCTCCAGGACAGAAGCCAGGCCGTCCACCCCTGGCTCCGGCAGCAGCCCCCAGCCCAAGAAAG ACTCCATGAGCTCGGAGCAGCGACAGAAACTCACCAAGGAGCGGCGGGAAGAACGAGCCCGATATATCG AACAGCAAACTGAGCTGCAAG CTGCTAAGAAGGCCCAGTGGCTGGAAAAGGAGGAGAAGGCCCGCCGGCTGAGGGAGAACCAGCTGGAGGAGcgcaggaggaagctggaggagcagcggctaAAGGCAGAGAAACGTCGGACTCTGCTGGAGGAGAAGCAAAGACAGAAACTCGAGAAGAACAAG GAACGCTATGAGGCCGCCATCAAGAGATCCACTAAGAAAACATGGGCAGAGATCCGCCAGCAGAGGTGGTCCTGGGCCGGCGGACTCAACCAGACCTCGCGCAGAGAAA GCAGATGCTCGGCCTCCACGGTCAACTTGCCGAGACAGGTGGACCCTGTCATTAACAACAGGCTGTCCAAGTCCTCAGCCACGCTCTGGAACTCCCCCAACAGAA CCCGCAGCCTTCGCCTGAGCCCATGGGAGAGCCGGATTGTGGAGCGGCTCATGACGCCAACTCTGTCCTTCCTCGCTCGCAGCCGCAGCGCCGCCACCCTCCTCAACAGCAGCGACGCCC ACTCTCACCAATGCTCCCGTTCAGCCTCGGCCAGCCCGCTCAGCGCCTGCTCGCATCAGCACCGCAACGCCGGCGAGCGCTGGAGAGCCTCCTCTGCCAGCACGCCGGACATCACACAGCGGCAGCGACGGCGCAACTCCACGCCG GTGGATaaaaagaagaaggagaagaaggacAAGGAGCGGGAGAACGAGAAGGAGAAAAACGCTCTTACGAAAGAAagagtgcagaaaaaaagacagacggCGTCCCCAACCGGCACCAACCACAGATCCAGACAAGAGAGCAG CACCCCCAGGCCCAAGAACAGACCTCCCTCTCCCGCTCCTAAAAGCCGGCCCCTCTCTCCTCTGGTCCCAGCCGGCAGGAAGGCTCCTCCTGCATCTGGCACAAAGACTCGGCCAAAACGGGCTCAGACACCAGTCCGGGTGCAGCCTCCGGTGGTTGCTGCGGTTGCCGTGGAGACCGGACCGGCACCTCCAGCGGCGGACCAAGCAGAAGAGAGGAAGA CTGGCCGCAACGTTCCCGCCATTGTGGTGTCCTCCGTCGCCGCCACTCCACCTTCAATGAGCCCTCAGGTCCAGGCAGGACCTCCTCCATCGGTACCAAGCTCACAGCCGGCGCCTGCCCCGGTCGCACCCACCAGCAAACCGTCGGCAGGCACCAACGACCCTGAGGAGGCGGCCCGGACCCTGGCAGAGAAGAGACGACAAGCCCGGGAGCAGCGAGAGCGGGAGGAGCAGGAGCGCCTAGAGCAGGAGCGCCACAGCAG GCTCCTGCGGGAGGAGGCCATGGCTCGGGAGGCGGAGGAGAGGAagcgcagagaggaggaggcccgCTTCATGGCAGAGCAGCAGCGGCTGAGAGATGAAGCCCAGCAAgctcaggaggaggaggaggcgcagGCTAGAGCCAAGGCCGAGGAAGAGGAGAACGAGAGGCTGCAGAAGCAG AGGGAAGAGGCCGAAGCCAAAACCCGGGAGGAGTCTGAGCGCCAGCGCCTGGAGCGGGAGAAGCACTTCCAGAAGGAGGAACAGGAGCGACTGGAGAGAAAGAGG CGTCTGGAGGAGATCATGAAGAGGACTCGCAAGAGCGAAGCAGGAGAGAAG AGAGACGCCAGAGGACCTCCCCAGGTCAACGGCTCAGAGCCCCAACAAG CCCCTGGGAACCTGCAGGTCCCCGCTGCTGCGTCGCAAGCAGGCAACATGGTCGTTAACGGTGTTCAGCCCGCCACTCATCACAACGGCGTCTCCACAGACGCAAACCTGGGgatcctccagcagcagcagccgagTGGCCGCGTCGGAGAGCCGCGGCTGACCTTTGAGGGGGCGGAGCCCTTCATAATGAAGACGGCCCCGATGAAGCCGCAGCATGTTGCCG AGGTCCTGTGA
- the LOC101165325 gene encoding MAP7 domain-containing protein 1 isoform X5 has translation MDFKDLDRHLEEKLSLSDNALPLQLDSHPFRIGDKSSGKDVPTSDDSAVSDLSPKTDSAPTKTDASSSRTEARPSTPGSGSSPQPKKDSMSSEQRQKLTKERREERARYIAAKKAQWLEKEEKARRLRENQLEERRRKLEEQRLKAEKRRTLLEEKQRQKLEKNKERYEAAIKRSTKKTWAEIRQQRWSWAGGLNQTSRRETRSLRLSPWESRIVERLMTPTLSFLARSRSAATLLNSSDAHSHQCSRSASASPLSACSHQHRNAGERWRASSASTPDITQRQRRRNSTPVDKKKKEKKDKERENEKEKNALTKERVQKKRQTASPTGTNHRSRQESSTPRPKNRPPSPAPKSRPLSPLVPAGRKAPPASGTKTRPKRAQTPVRVQPPVVAAVAVETGPAPPAADQAEERKTGRNVPAIVVSSVAATPPSMSPQVQAGPPPSVPSSQPAPAPVAPTSKPSAGTNDPEEAARTLAEKRRQAREQREREEQERLEQERHSRLLREEAMAREAEERKRREEEARFMAEQQRLRDEAQQAQEEEEAQARAKAEEEENERLQKQREEAEAKTREESERQRLEREKHFQKEEQERLERKRRLEEIMKRTRKSEAGEKRDARGPPQVNGSEPQQAPGNLQVPAAASQAGNMVVNGVQPATHHNGVSTDANLGILQQQQPSGRVGEPRLTFEGAEPFIMKTAPMKPQHVAEVL, from the exons CTCTGCCCTTGCAGTTGGACTCTCACCCCTTCCGGATCGGAGACAAGTCTTCAGGAAAAGACGTCCCGACGTCGGACGACTCCGCCGTCTCGGACCTCTCTCCCAAAACAGACTCCGCCCCCACAAAGACAGATGCCTCCTCCTCCAGGACAGAAGCCAGGCCGTCCACCCCTGGCTCCGGCAGCAGCCCCCAGCCCAAGAAAG ACTCCATGAGCTCGGAGCAGCGACAGAAACTCACCAAGGAGCGGCGGGAAGAACGAGCCCGATATATCG CTGCTAAGAAGGCCCAGTGGCTGGAAAAGGAGGAGAAGGCCCGCCGGCTGAGGGAGAACCAGCTGGAGGAGcgcaggaggaagctggaggagcagcggctaAAGGCAGAGAAACGTCGGACTCTGCTGGAGGAGAAGCAAAGACAGAAACTCGAGAAGAACAAG GAACGCTATGAGGCCGCCATCAAGAGATCCACTAAGAAAACATGGGCAGAGATCCGCCAGCAGAGGTGGTCCTGGGCCGGCGGACTCAACCAGACCTCGCGCAGAGAAA CCCGCAGCCTTCGCCTGAGCCCATGGGAGAGCCGGATTGTGGAGCGGCTCATGACGCCAACTCTGTCCTTCCTCGCTCGCAGCCGCAGCGCCGCCACCCTCCTCAACAGCAGCGACGCCC ACTCTCACCAATGCTCCCGTTCAGCCTCGGCCAGCCCGCTCAGCGCCTGCTCGCATCAGCACCGCAACGCCGGCGAGCGCTGGAGAGCCTCCTCTGCCAGCACGCCGGACATCACACAGCGGCAGCGACGGCGCAACTCCACGCCG GTGGATaaaaagaagaaggagaagaaggacAAGGAGCGGGAGAACGAGAAGGAGAAAAACGCTCTTACGAAAGAAagagtgcagaaaaaaagacagacggCGTCCCCAACCGGCACCAACCACAGATCCAGACAAGAGAGCAG CACCCCCAGGCCCAAGAACAGACCTCCCTCTCCCGCTCCTAAAAGCCGGCCCCTCTCTCCTCTGGTCCCAGCCGGCAGGAAGGCTCCTCCTGCATCTGGCACAAAGACTCGGCCAAAACGGGCTCAGACACCAGTCCGGGTGCAGCCTCCGGTGGTTGCTGCGGTTGCCGTGGAGACCGGACCGGCACCTCCAGCGGCGGACCAAGCAGAAGAGAGGAAGA CTGGCCGCAACGTTCCCGCCATTGTGGTGTCCTCCGTCGCCGCCACTCCACCTTCAATGAGCCCTCAGGTCCAGGCAGGACCTCCTCCATCGGTACCAAGCTCACAGCCGGCGCCTGCCCCGGTCGCACCCACCAGCAAACCGTCGGCAGGCACCAACGACCCTGAGGAGGCGGCCCGGACCCTGGCAGAGAAGAGACGACAAGCCCGGGAGCAGCGAGAGCGGGAGGAGCAGGAGCGCCTAGAGCAGGAGCGCCACAGCAG GCTCCTGCGGGAGGAGGCCATGGCTCGGGAGGCGGAGGAGAGGAagcgcagagaggaggaggcccgCTTCATGGCAGAGCAGCAGCGGCTGAGAGATGAAGCCCAGCAAgctcaggaggaggaggaggcgcagGCTAGAGCCAAGGCCGAGGAAGAGGAGAACGAGAGGCTGCAGAAGCAG AGGGAAGAGGCCGAAGCCAAAACCCGGGAGGAGTCTGAGCGCCAGCGCCTGGAGCGGGAGAAGCACTTCCAGAAGGAGGAACAGGAGCGACTGGAGAGAAAGAGG CGTCTGGAGGAGATCATGAAGAGGACTCGCAAGAGCGAAGCAGGAGAGAAG AGAGACGCCAGAGGACCTCCCCAGGTCAACGGCTCAGAGCCCCAACAAG CCCCTGGGAACCTGCAGGTCCCCGCTGCTGCGTCGCAAGCAGGCAACATGGTCGTTAACGGTGTTCAGCCCGCCACTCATCACAACGGCGTCTCCACAGACGCAAACCTGGGgatcctccagcagcagcagccgagTGGCCGCGTCGGAGAGCCGCGGCTGACCTTTGAGGGGGCGGAGCCCTTCATAATGAAGACGGCCCCGATGAAGCCGCAGCATGTTGCCG AGGTCCTGTGA
- the LOC101165325 gene encoding MAP7 domain-containing protein 1 isoform X4, translating into MDFKDLDRHLEEKLSLSDNALPLQLDSHPFRIGDKSSGKDVPTSDDSAVSDLSPKTDSAPTKTDASSSRTEARPSTPGSGSSPQPKKDSMSSEQRQKLTKERREERARYIEQQTELQAAKKAQWLEKEEKARRLRENQLEERRRKLEEQRLKAEKRRTLLEEKQRQKLEKNKERYEAAIKRSTKKTWAEIRQQRWSWAGGLNQTSRRETRSLRLSPWESRIVERLMTPTLSFLARSRSAATLLNSSDAHSHQCSRSASASPLSACSHQHRNAGERWRASSASTPDITQRQRRRNSTPVDKKKKEKKDKERENEKEKNALTKERVQKKRQTASPTGTNHRSRQESSTPRPKNRPPSPAPKSRPLSPLVPAGRKAPPASGTKTRPKRAQTPVRVQPPVVAAVAVETGPAPPAADQAEERKTGRNVPAIVVSSVAATPPSMSPQVQAGPPPSVPSSQPAPAPVAPTSKPSAGTNDPEEAARTLAEKRRQAREQREREEQERLEQERHSRLLREEAMAREAEERKRREEEARFMAEQQRLRDEAQQAQEEEEAQARAKAEEEENERLQKQREEAEAKTREESERQRLEREKHFQKEEQERLERKRRLEEIMKRTRKSEAGEKRDARGPPQVNGSEPQQAPGNLQVPAAASQAGNMVVNGVQPATHHNGVSTDANLGILQQQQPSGRVGEPRLTFEGAEPFIMKTAPMKPQHVAEVL; encoded by the exons CTCTGCCCTTGCAGTTGGACTCTCACCCCTTCCGGATCGGAGACAAGTCTTCAGGAAAAGACGTCCCGACGTCGGACGACTCCGCCGTCTCGGACCTCTCTCCCAAAACAGACTCCGCCCCCACAAAGACAGATGCCTCCTCCTCCAGGACAGAAGCCAGGCCGTCCACCCCTGGCTCCGGCAGCAGCCCCCAGCCCAAGAAAG ACTCCATGAGCTCGGAGCAGCGACAGAAACTCACCAAGGAGCGGCGGGAAGAACGAGCCCGATATATCG AACAGCAAACTGAGCTGCAAG CTGCTAAGAAGGCCCAGTGGCTGGAAAAGGAGGAGAAGGCCCGCCGGCTGAGGGAGAACCAGCTGGAGGAGcgcaggaggaagctggaggagcagcggctaAAGGCAGAGAAACGTCGGACTCTGCTGGAGGAGAAGCAAAGACAGAAACTCGAGAAGAACAAG GAACGCTATGAGGCCGCCATCAAGAGATCCACTAAGAAAACATGGGCAGAGATCCGCCAGCAGAGGTGGTCCTGGGCCGGCGGACTCAACCAGACCTCGCGCAGAGAAA CCCGCAGCCTTCGCCTGAGCCCATGGGAGAGCCGGATTGTGGAGCGGCTCATGACGCCAACTCTGTCCTTCCTCGCTCGCAGCCGCAGCGCCGCCACCCTCCTCAACAGCAGCGACGCCC ACTCTCACCAATGCTCCCGTTCAGCCTCGGCCAGCCCGCTCAGCGCCTGCTCGCATCAGCACCGCAACGCCGGCGAGCGCTGGAGAGCCTCCTCTGCCAGCACGCCGGACATCACACAGCGGCAGCGACGGCGCAACTCCACGCCG GTGGATaaaaagaagaaggagaagaaggacAAGGAGCGGGAGAACGAGAAGGAGAAAAACGCTCTTACGAAAGAAagagtgcagaaaaaaagacagacggCGTCCCCAACCGGCACCAACCACAGATCCAGACAAGAGAGCAG CACCCCCAGGCCCAAGAACAGACCTCCCTCTCCCGCTCCTAAAAGCCGGCCCCTCTCTCCTCTGGTCCCAGCCGGCAGGAAGGCTCCTCCTGCATCTGGCACAAAGACTCGGCCAAAACGGGCTCAGACACCAGTCCGGGTGCAGCCTCCGGTGGTTGCTGCGGTTGCCGTGGAGACCGGACCGGCACCTCCAGCGGCGGACCAAGCAGAAGAGAGGAAGA CTGGCCGCAACGTTCCCGCCATTGTGGTGTCCTCCGTCGCCGCCACTCCACCTTCAATGAGCCCTCAGGTCCAGGCAGGACCTCCTCCATCGGTACCAAGCTCACAGCCGGCGCCTGCCCCGGTCGCACCCACCAGCAAACCGTCGGCAGGCACCAACGACCCTGAGGAGGCGGCCCGGACCCTGGCAGAGAAGAGACGACAAGCCCGGGAGCAGCGAGAGCGGGAGGAGCAGGAGCGCCTAGAGCAGGAGCGCCACAGCAG GCTCCTGCGGGAGGAGGCCATGGCTCGGGAGGCGGAGGAGAGGAagcgcagagaggaggaggcccgCTTCATGGCAGAGCAGCAGCGGCTGAGAGATGAAGCCCAGCAAgctcaggaggaggaggaggcgcagGCTAGAGCCAAGGCCGAGGAAGAGGAGAACGAGAGGCTGCAGAAGCAG AGGGAAGAGGCCGAAGCCAAAACCCGGGAGGAGTCTGAGCGCCAGCGCCTGGAGCGGGAGAAGCACTTCCAGAAGGAGGAACAGGAGCGACTGGAGAGAAAGAGG CGTCTGGAGGAGATCATGAAGAGGACTCGCAAGAGCGAAGCAGGAGAGAAG AGAGACGCCAGAGGACCTCCCCAGGTCAACGGCTCAGAGCCCCAACAAG CCCCTGGGAACCTGCAGGTCCCCGCTGCTGCGTCGCAAGCAGGCAACATGGTCGTTAACGGTGTTCAGCCCGCCACTCATCACAACGGCGTCTCCACAGACGCAAACCTGGGgatcctccagcagcagcagccgagTGGCCGCGTCGGAGAGCCGCGGCTGACCTTTGAGGGGGCGGAGCCCTTCATAATGAAGACGGCCCCGATGAAGCCGCAGCATGTTGCCG AGGTCCTGTGA
- the LOC101165325 gene encoding MAP7 domain-containing protein 1 isoform X3 encodes MDFKDLDRHLEEKLSLSDNALPLQLDSHPFRIGDKSSGKDVPTSDDSAVSDLSPKTDSAPTKTDASSSRTEARPSTPGSGSSPQPKKDSMSSEQRQKLTKERREERARYIEQQTELQAAKKAQWLEKEEKARRLRENQLEERRRKLEEQRLKAEKRRTLLEEKQRQKLEKNKERYEAAIKRSTKKTWAEIRQQRWSWAGGLNQTSRRESRCSASTVNLPRQVDPVINNRLSKSSATLWNSPNRTRSLRLSPWESRIVERLMTPTLSFLARSRSAATLLNSSDAPSASPLSACSHQHRNAGERWRASSASTPDITQRQRRRNSTPVDKKKKEKKDKERENEKEKNALTKERVQKKRQTASPTGTNHRSRQESSTPRPKNRPPSPAPKSRPLSPLVPAGRKAPPASGTKTRPKRAQTPVRVQPPVVAAVAVETGPAPPAADQAEERKTGRNVPAIVVSSVAATPPSMSPQVQAGPPPSVPSSQPAPAPVAPTSKPSAGTNDPEEAARTLAEKRRQAREQREREEQERLEQERHSRLLREEAMAREAEERKRREEEARFMAEQQRLRDEAQQAQEEEEAQARAKAEEEENERLQKQREEAEAKTREESERQRLEREKHFQKEEQERLERKRRLEEIMKRTRKSEAGEKRDARGPPQVNGSEPQQAPGNLQVPAAASQAGNMVVNGVQPATHHNGVSTDANLGILQQQQPSGRVGEPRLTFEGAEPFIMKTAPMKPQHVAEVL; translated from the exons CTCTGCCCTTGCAGTTGGACTCTCACCCCTTCCGGATCGGAGACAAGTCTTCAGGAAAAGACGTCCCGACGTCGGACGACTCCGCCGTCTCGGACCTCTCTCCCAAAACAGACTCCGCCCCCACAAAGACAGATGCCTCCTCCTCCAGGACAGAAGCCAGGCCGTCCACCCCTGGCTCCGGCAGCAGCCCCCAGCCCAAGAAAG ACTCCATGAGCTCGGAGCAGCGACAGAAACTCACCAAGGAGCGGCGGGAAGAACGAGCCCGATATATCG AACAGCAAACTGAGCTGCAAG CTGCTAAGAAGGCCCAGTGGCTGGAAAAGGAGGAGAAGGCCCGCCGGCTGAGGGAGAACCAGCTGGAGGAGcgcaggaggaagctggaggagcagcggctaAAGGCAGAGAAACGTCGGACTCTGCTGGAGGAGAAGCAAAGACAGAAACTCGAGAAGAACAAG GAACGCTATGAGGCCGCCATCAAGAGATCCACTAAGAAAACATGGGCAGAGATCCGCCAGCAGAGGTGGTCCTGGGCCGGCGGACTCAACCAGACCTCGCGCAGAGAAA GCAGATGCTCGGCCTCCACGGTCAACTTGCCGAGACAGGTGGACCCTGTCATTAACAACAGGCTGTCCAAGTCCTCAGCCACGCTCTGGAACTCCCCCAACAGAA CCCGCAGCCTTCGCCTGAGCCCATGGGAGAGCCGGATTGTGGAGCGGCTCATGACGCCAACTCTGTCCTTCCTCGCTCGCAGCCGCAGCGCCGCCACCCTCCTCAACAGCAGCGACGCCC CCTCGGCCAGCCCGCTCAGCGCCTGCTCGCATCAGCACCGCAACGCCGGCGAGCGCTGGAGAGCCTCCTCTGCCAGCACGCCGGACATCACACAGCGGCAGCGACGGCGCAACTCCACGCCG GTGGATaaaaagaagaaggagaagaaggacAAGGAGCGGGAGAACGAGAAGGAGAAAAACGCTCTTACGAAAGAAagagtgcagaaaaaaagacagacggCGTCCCCAACCGGCACCAACCACAGATCCAGACAAGAGAGCAG CACCCCCAGGCCCAAGAACAGACCTCCCTCTCCCGCTCCTAAAAGCCGGCCCCTCTCTCCTCTGGTCCCAGCCGGCAGGAAGGCTCCTCCTGCATCTGGCACAAAGACTCGGCCAAAACGGGCTCAGACACCAGTCCGGGTGCAGCCTCCGGTGGTTGCTGCGGTTGCCGTGGAGACCGGACCGGCACCTCCAGCGGCGGACCAAGCAGAAGAGAGGAAGA CTGGCCGCAACGTTCCCGCCATTGTGGTGTCCTCCGTCGCCGCCACTCCACCTTCAATGAGCCCTCAGGTCCAGGCAGGACCTCCTCCATCGGTACCAAGCTCACAGCCGGCGCCTGCCCCGGTCGCACCCACCAGCAAACCGTCGGCAGGCACCAACGACCCTGAGGAGGCGGCCCGGACCCTGGCAGAGAAGAGACGACAAGCCCGGGAGCAGCGAGAGCGGGAGGAGCAGGAGCGCCTAGAGCAGGAGCGCCACAGCAG GCTCCTGCGGGAGGAGGCCATGGCTCGGGAGGCGGAGGAGAGGAagcgcagagaggaggaggcccgCTTCATGGCAGAGCAGCAGCGGCTGAGAGATGAAGCCCAGCAAgctcaggaggaggaggaggcgcagGCTAGAGCCAAGGCCGAGGAAGAGGAGAACGAGAGGCTGCAGAAGCAG AGGGAAGAGGCCGAAGCCAAAACCCGGGAGGAGTCTGAGCGCCAGCGCCTGGAGCGGGAGAAGCACTTCCAGAAGGAGGAACAGGAGCGACTGGAGAGAAAGAGG CGTCTGGAGGAGATCATGAAGAGGACTCGCAAGAGCGAAGCAGGAGAGAAG AGAGACGCCAGAGGACCTCCCCAGGTCAACGGCTCAGAGCCCCAACAAG CCCCTGGGAACCTGCAGGTCCCCGCTGCTGCGTCGCAAGCAGGCAACATGGTCGTTAACGGTGTTCAGCCCGCCACTCATCACAACGGCGTCTCCACAGACGCAAACCTGGGgatcctccagcagcagcagccgagTGGCCGCGTCGGAGAGCCGCGGCTGACCTTTGAGGGGGCGGAGCCCTTCATAATGAAGACGGCCCCGATGAAGCCGCAGCATGTTGCCG AGGTCCTGTGA
- the LOC101165325 gene encoding MAP7 domain-containing protein 1 isoform X2, with protein sequence MDFKDLDRHLEEKLSLSDNALPLQLDSHPFRIGDKSSGKDVPTSDDSAVSDLSPKTDSAPTKTDASSSRTEARPSTPGSGSSPQPKKDSMSSEQRQKLTKERREERARYIAAKKAQWLEKEEKARRLRENQLEERRRKLEEQRLKAEKRRTLLEEKQRQKLEKNKERYEAAIKRSTKKTWAEIRQQRWSWAGGLNQTSRRESRCSASTVNLPRQVDPVINNRLSKSSATLWNSPNRTRSLRLSPWESRIVERLMTPTLSFLARSRSAATLLNSSDAHSHQCSRSASASPLSACSHQHRNAGERWRASSASTPDITQRQRRRNSTPVDKKKKEKKDKERENEKEKNALTKERVQKKRQTASPTGTNHRSRQESSTPRPKNRPPSPAPKSRPLSPLVPAGRKAPPASGTKTRPKRAQTPVRVQPPVVAAVAVETGPAPPAADQAEERKTGRNVPAIVVSSVAATPPSMSPQVQAGPPPSVPSSQPAPAPVAPTSKPSAGTNDPEEAARTLAEKRRQAREQREREEQERLEQERHSRLLREEAMAREAEERKRREEEARFMAEQQRLRDEAQQAQEEEEAQARAKAEEEENERLQKQREEAEAKTREESERQRLEREKHFQKEEQERLERKRRLEEIMKRTRKSEAGEKRDARGPPQVNGSEPQQAPGNLQVPAAASQAGNMVVNGVQPATHHNGVSTDANLGILQQQQPSGRVGEPRLTFEGAEPFIMKTAPMKPQHVAEVL encoded by the exons CTCTGCCCTTGCAGTTGGACTCTCACCCCTTCCGGATCGGAGACAAGTCTTCAGGAAAAGACGTCCCGACGTCGGACGACTCCGCCGTCTCGGACCTCTCTCCCAAAACAGACTCCGCCCCCACAAAGACAGATGCCTCCTCCTCCAGGACAGAAGCCAGGCCGTCCACCCCTGGCTCCGGCAGCAGCCCCCAGCCCAAGAAAG ACTCCATGAGCTCGGAGCAGCGACAGAAACTCACCAAGGAGCGGCGGGAAGAACGAGCCCGATATATCG CTGCTAAGAAGGCCCAGTGGCTGGAAAAGGAGGAGAAGGCCCGCCGGCTGAGGGAGAACCAGCTGGAGGAGcgcaggaggaagctggaggagcagcggctaAAGGCAGAGAAACGTCGGACTCTGCTGGAGGAGAAGCAAAGACAGAAACTCGAGAAGAACAAG GAACGCTATGAGGCCGCCATCAAGAGATCCACTAAGAAAACATGGGCAGAGATCCGCCAGCAGAGGTGGTCCTGGGCCGGCGGACTCAACCAGACCTCGCGCAGAGAAA GCAGATGCTCGGCCTCCACGGTCAACTTGCCGAGACAGGTGGACCCTGTCATTAACAACAGGCTGTCCAAGTCCTCAGCCACGCTCTGGAACTCCCCCAACAGAA CCCGCAGCCTTCGCCTGAGCCCATGGGAGAGCCGGATTGTGGAGCGGCTCATGACGCCAACTCTGTCCTTCCTCGCTCGCAGCCGCAGCGCCGCCACCCTCCTCAACAGCAGCGACGCCC ACTCTCACCAATGCTCCCGTTCAGCCTCGGCCAGCCCGCTCAGCGCCTGCTCGCATCAGCACCGCAACGCCGGCGAGCGCTGGAGAGCCTCCTCTGCCAGCACGCCGGACATCACACAGCGGCAGCGACGGCGCAACTCCACGCCG GTGGATaaaaagaagaaggagaagaaggacAAGGAGCGGGAGAACGAGAAGGAGAAAAACGCTCTTACGAAAGAAagagtgcagaaaaaaagacagacggCGTCCCCAACCGGCACCAACCACAGATCCAGACAAGAGAGCAG CACCCCCAGGCCCAAGAACAGACCTCCCTCTCCCGCTCCTAAAAGCCGGCCCCTCTCTCCTCTGGTCCCAGCCGGCAGGAAGGCTCCTCCTGCATCTGGCACAAAGACTCGGCCAAAACGGGCTCAGACACCAGTCCGGGTGCAGCCTCCGGTGGTTGCTGCGGTTGCCGTGGAGACCGGACCGGCACCTCCAGCGGCGGACCAAGCAGAAGAGAGGAAGA CTGGCCGCAACGTTCCCGCCATTGTGGTGTCCTCCGTCGCCGCCACTCCACCTTCAATGAGCCCTCAGGTCCAGGCAGGACCTCCTCCATCGGTACCAAGCTCACAGCCGGCGCCTGCCCCGGTCGCACCCACCAGCAAACCGTCGGCAGGCACCAACGACCCTGAGGAGGCGGCCCGGACCCTGGCAGAGAAGAGACGACAAGCCCGGGAGCAGCGAGAGCGGGAGGAGCAGGAGCGCCTAGAGCAGGAGCGCCACAGCAG GCTCCTGCGGGAGGAGGCCATGGCTCGGGAGGCGGAGGAGAGGAagcgcagagaggaggaggcccgCTTCATGGCAGAGCAGCAGCGGCTGAGAGATGAAGCCCAGCAAgctcaggaggaggaggaggcgcagGCTAGAGCCAAGGCCGAGGAAGAGGAGAACGAGAGGCTGCAGAAGCAG AGGGAAGAGGCCGAAGCCAAAACCCGGGAGGAGTCTGAGCGCCAGCGCCTGGAGCGGGAGAAGCACTTCCAGAAGGAGGAACAGGAGCGACTGGAGAGAAAGAGG CGTCTGGAGGAGATCATGAAGAGGACTCGCAAGAGCGAAGCAGGAGAGAAG AGAGACGCCAGAGGACCTCCCCAGGTCAACGGCTCAGAGCCCCAACAAG CCCCTGGGAACCTGCAGGTCCCCGCTGCTGCGTCGCAAGCAGGCAACATGGTCGTTAACGGTGTTCAGCCCGCCACTCATCACAACGGCGTCTCCACAGACGCAAACCTGGGgatcctccagcagcagcagccgagTGGCCGCGTCGGAGAGCCGCGGCTGACCTTTGAGGGGGCGGAGCCCTTCATAATGAAGACGGCCCCGATGAAGCCGCAGCATGTTGCCG AGGTCCTGTGA